The following DNA comes from Candidatus Bathyarchaeota archaeon.
GATCTGGATCAACGTCCTTTCCATACTAGACTACGGGCCCATTATAATTAATCTGAACTACTTATTTCCCTTGATCCAAAATGGACAAGTTCAGTTATAAAACTTCCTTGTCTAAAGAGGCTATCTAGAAGTTAGGGCTTGGATATGAGGAAATATCAGTCCTGAAAAGCCCTAGGGACTACTCAGGATTATGTGGATATTTTAGCTGGTTTTGTAGAGGATGAAGCCCTATAGCTTGAGGAAGTATTTCCGTAGCAACCTGACTGGGCATGCTCCTCAAGAGTACGTTGAGGACTTGGTTAGGTCGCACTTATGGTTTAGCTCAAGTTTATAGCGGAACTAGGGATTTGGACTCATCAGCAATAGAGCAGATGCGCCAAGCCTACAAGCAAGCAGAAAAATACTTACTTGATGAAGCCTGTAGAGGCTGAGAAGATAAAGCAAGAGGCATATTATGAGCAGGACTTTCTTATTTTTGAGTACGTGTGATTCATTGGTTTTGGCGTAGTTTTTTATGAGGTGGTTTGCTGGAAGAATTGTCAGGCTAGGGATCATTCCAAAAGGGTAGTAGTCGTGAAATCCTCCGGAAAAGATGACTATAATGGATGCTGTGATTAGGAAGCTTAATGATGCTCAGCATGAAGATGGCTTTAATTTTGGTTAGAAGAGCTAAAGAAGATGCGATCATTGCTATGAGAAAAAATCTTTGTTTATCGGTTTTGATCCACTTGTAGATAAGGTACATGGCAGAAAGGGTGAAGAATAACATAGGTGTTTCTAGCTGAACATTTTGACTATAATAAACGTGCATAGGGCAAGCAGCCGGAAAGAGTGAGGCAAGTAATGCGGTTTTTCCATTATACATTTTGCGTGTAAACTTATAGAAGACAACGAGAGTTGCAACAGTGTAGGCCAATATTAGCAATCTGGCTGACCACTCGTAGGCTCCAAAACTTGGAATATAAGATAAATCTGCCACGTTATGAAGGGTGTGTGATAGTCAGAACCAAAATCCGATATGCGTTAATAGTCCATATTGGTCAAAGTTTCGGGCTTCCATGGAATAATGGGCCTCATTCCAGCTGTGTATGCCTATAAAAGGATGTGTTATCTTGGATACACGTAAGAAGATAACTGTCAATAAAATGAGTAAAAACAATTTTCTTTCAGTAAATTTGAAAATCCCAAATCTGGTCCCCATAGTTAATTTGGAATTAGATGTATCGAACACCATGCAAGAGGTTCTGAATCTAATAGTGGGAAAAGCTCCTTTCTCGACGAAATGACGGAATAATAGTAATTAAAAATGTTTGGTTTAAAGGTTCTTAGGTTTCTTTAAATGTTAACCACCAAGCTCGTTTCTTGCCAGCGCGTTCTCCAGCATCAAATTCGACGATTGCCTTTCCAAGCTCTTTCTTTGAACGTTTTCCGATTTGACGTAATCGACTAAGGATTTTCCACCTATCTGTTCCTATCGCCTTTGCGAGTTCTGGGGTTGTAGCTCCCTGATGCAGGTTGAGATAGTTAATAATTTCACGATCGAGGTCGTTAGTGCAATAGGCAAAGGGGTCGATTTTCTTATGCTCATAGGTTAGAATTTCAAGGTCTCCAAGGAATTTTTTAACTTCTGATAGAGCGTCTTCTAAGTTTTTAATACGCCTTTCTAGTTGCAGAATTTTATCTGGTTTTGGAATTTTTTCCAGTTTTTCAATAATGGCATCCCGTATGAAGTCGCTTCTCTCGCCTTCAGGAATTCGAATTTGTAACTCTTTGTAAACTTCCTCCGGGATTTTAGCGGAGATTACGATTAGTTTTCCCAACATTAATTCACCTAGTGATGGTTTAGGCATGAAAAACAGACGCGAAGAGCATTACGAAAAAGAGGGCGGCGGAGTATATGATAATATAAATTATGAATCTACGTCGTCGTTGTGCCTTCTTCATTCGGAGGTCGTAGATTTCTTGGCATCGTTTAGAGCAGACTTGTTTTGTGGAGTCTTCAATCATTTTCCCACAGATTAGGCAGTGGCGATGTGGGTAAATGTAATTTTTCTCTGTTGATTGTTCACGGATTTTTTGTGATTTTTCATCATGGGTAATAGCAGCCAAATTCTCCACTTCAAGTTATCTTCAATAGATAAAGCTAGGGATATAGTTCTTTTGTGACCTCTTACCATAACCTGGGACTTCTACTTTTCATTTGGGTTGATCCTTCGCTACCTTTTCTTGAGGAGCTTTTTGTGGAATTTTAGGTTTCCACTTTATTCGTGGGCTCGATCCCCGTCGGCGAAGTAAAAAATTATGAGAGGATGAGCGCGAGGTGGGATTCTTTCTTTACTCCGAGTGATTGGGCGATGGGGTTGCATTTTGCTGTGAGGAGGTTTCCGGTTGGTTTCTTGAGGTTTATCTCAGTTAATGTTTCGTAGTATCCCATCCCCTTTGCAAGAATTAGGTCGGAGTCTTGCCAGTACTCGCGGAACTCTGCTGACACCTCTTCTAGAAATAGCCCTACGGAGTTTGAACCTGTGGTTATAATTTTATCAGCAACTTTGTCCATGCCAACCTCATAGGCATCAGACAGTAAGGCGTCATCAAGTATAGGGCTGGATTTAACTGCAACCGTCACCTTTGGACCAAGTTGACGTATCTCTTTGACCAGAATTGTATCAAAGGCAATTTCACCGGCGTTATCAGTTAAGAATAACACTAATTTGGATTTCTGTAGTAGCTTGTAGATTTCCCGCGTTCTATCTATTGCAAGCGTTGTGTTTTGAATGAGATCAACCAATTTTTCTGGAACAAACACATGCCCCGAAACGTCAAATTCGATGAGATTCCCGACTACAGATGCGATGCAAGCCTTTCTGAAGCGTTCGTAGCCGGGCTTGAAATTTAAGATAAATTCTTCAATTTTTGGTAACAGTTTTAAGGCAAGTGCATTTGACCTATGTTTGTCCTCCGCATAAGGATCGTCGACACCAGTTATTCTGTGAATAAGTCTATCCCTCTCTGTTCCGATTCGTGCTGGAATCATTCCTGGCTTGAAGTGAGTGCTCATTAGTTGAAGTAGCTCTTCCATCGCCCTAAACTGGGTTGTAATATCTTGGGTCGATCGGATAATTTCACGGTAGCCCCGCTCAATGATGCAAGGCGCGCATTCGATGCTTACCTTCACATAAGACCACCTAACACACCTAGGAGCTAAAATTAACGTGATTAGCTATTTTTAACCGCGAATTCAGCCATCTCCATCAGAACTTCCCTTGGATTTTTTGCTTTTACCACCCCACTCGCCAGAAGCACTCCTTCGGTTCCCAGTCTTAGAGCTGCCACGACATCCTCGCCTCGAGATATTCCCGCTCCGCAGAGGATAGTTACAGCCGGATTAATTTTTTTGACCAATTCAACCGTACTCGATATAACCTCAGGCTTAGCCTTCGAGACAGGGATACCCGTGCCAATAAGTTCTGGAGGTTCAACCGCTAACATACTTGGCTTAAGCGCGGCAACCGCTGCACTAACGTTAGCATTATTCGTACAAACACAAGATAGAAGATTGACTTCGTGAGCCCTCGCTATTACCGCGTCGATATCGGCCAATTTTAGTCGGCGCTCAGAGTGGTTGACTAGGGTGCCAATCGCACCAGCTTCCTTGACGGCTTCCGGAAGAATGTGCCCTGTAAAGCTGCCTGGAGCTATTGGATCCACATGCTGGGCGAAAACTGGAATGCCGACCTCCCTTGCAATTAACATTAGGTCTGTAGGCTGCGGAGCAACCCCAATGCAAACCCCAGTTTCCAAACTAACCTCCTCTGCAATCTTCGCAAGACGAAGGGCATTCTTACCAGTTGATTCGGAGTAAGTCTTGAAATTAATGAGAATAATGGGCGTCCAAACCTTAGTTGATATTGGTTTCATGTTACTCCCCATGGGCTTCATCTCAGTGAAACATCATCCATTTAATATCTGCCATTAAGCCGGGGGCTTTTAATCGTTTACATCAATTAGCTTTGGGTAACGATGTAACTTGGCGAGTGCCGCTAGAACGCTAATGGGTTTCCTAATTCTACTAACGGTTCTATCGTTTTTATTATCAAAATTCTTCATAATCGGAGAAATCTTAGCGGAGAAATTCTTGAAACTGTTTACTTCCGTTCTGCCGGAATGGATTGATACCAAGTGGGTTTTGTCCTCGCCATTCTGGCTAATTTACTCGGCGGTTTGTGGCATAGCTTTTATCCTTATAGCAATTTGGGCTTTGTGGCTTTGCTTATCAGTTCATTGAATTCTTTCATAGTACGTGTTTTAAACTATTCCACTTGCGCGTATTCTTCCTCCCCGGCAATGGATGTGTAATAGTACTCACCAATCCTTTTTTGATATTTATCGAGGCGTGAATCTTCTTTATTTACTCGGGGTCGACCGGTTGTTGCATCACGTCGAAACGTGATTCCCATCTCTTTTAAGAAATTGTTCATTCCATCGCGAAGCCCAACGGCGGAGTAGGCGTATCCCCGCACGCCGGGTTCACCGGTAAAGATCATCAGCCGATCGGCGATAAAGTCTTGGGCGACGACGTCATGCTCGACAACAAAGGCTGTGGCTCTGCGGCTCTCAACAATTCTTCTAATCGTTCTAGCCATAGACAGCCGCTCTTCAACATCTAGGTATGCGCTTGGCTCGTCAAGGAGGTAAATTGTAACATCCCGTGCCAGACAAGCCGCGATGGCTACGCGCTGAAGCTCGCCGCCACTAAGTTCAGCAACTTCTCGATCTAAGATTCTATTAATGTTTAAGGGCTGTAAGATTTCTGATTTAAAAAAGCTGGTTGTAAACTTGTCTTTTGCAATTGATCGAAGAAGCGATTCAACTGTTCCTTCATATTCAGCTGATATGTATTGCGGTTTATAGCCGACTTCTAGCCCTTCCCAAACTGGTGGAGGACCTTTATCAGGTTTTTCAAGTCCTGCCAGAAGTTTGACGAACGTGGTTTTTCCAATACCATTTGGGCCTAGAATACCAATAACCTCGCCTTCGTGGATTTCCCCCGGCTCGACCTCCAATTTGAAATCGCCGTAATTCTTCTCCATCCATTCCCATTTGAGGGTGACTTGCCGCGAAGCCCAACTTGGCACAGGTGGGTGGGGATGAAATTTGATCGGTTGATCTCTGAAGCGGACATTTTCATCAGGCAAATAACCTTGAAGATATATGTTTATTCCAGCCCTAACGCCATGGGCATGAGAGATAATTCCATACACCCCGGGTTCCCCGTATACGACACATATTTGGTCTGATAAATAGTCAAGAACAGCTAAGTCATGCTCGGAAACAATAACCGTTTTCTTTGCCGACCGCAGTCCCCTAATTATCTTTGCAGCGAGGAGACGTTGCTTCACGTCAAGGTAGCTTGACGGTTCATCAAAAAGGTAAACATCAGCCTCACGACAGACCGCCGCAGCGATGGCTACACGCTGAAGCTCGCCGCCACTAAGTACGTTAAGCGTTCGATTCAGAACGTTCTCTAATAATAACTCCTTAACCGTGTCTTTCATCACTCCCCTCTCATCAACCTTCTGCAAGAGGTCTTTAACCCTACCTGAAACAACGGTTGGAAGTTTATCAACGTACTGAGGTTTATGAACAACAACCAACCTACCTTTGCTTAATTGATCAAAATAGTCTTGAAGCACGGATCCCCGATAATACTGAATTATTCGCTGCCAGTTTGGCGGATTCTCATAATTTCCAAGGTTCGGTCTAATCTCACCGGCTAAAATCTTCAGGGCGGTAGTCTTTCCTGTTCCATTTTTGCCTAAAAGCCCAGTTACCACACCCGGCATCGGAGTGGGAAGCCGATAAAGCTTAAATGCGTTTGGACCGAATCGATGACTACAATCTTCCTCTAACTCGTCCGGAAGATTTACAATTGATAAGGCATTAAACGGGCATTCTTTAATACAAATTCCACAGCCAACACATAAAGCTTCGGTAATAAAGGGCTTATCTTCTCCCTCTTCGAATTTGATCGCATCAACCTTGCTTCGGACCCTTGGACAGTATTTTACGCAAACACGACCACAATCCTTTGATCGACATCGATCACGGTCGATAACGCATACACGAACCGTCTTAACTGCCCCCATCTTAACTTATGCCAGAATAATTACACTCAAGGAAAGGGAACAGATAGACTTGCTGTCTTCGCATTAACAA
Coding sequences within:
- the tpiA gene encoding triose-phosphate isomerase; its protein translation is MKPISTKVWTPIILINFKTYSESTGKNALRLAKIAEEVSLETGVCIGVAPQPTDLMLIAREVGIPVFAQHVDPIAPGSFTGHILPEAVKEAGAIGTLVNHSERRLKLADIDAVIARAHEVNLLSCVCTNNANVSAAVAALKPSMLAVEPPELIGTGIPVSKAKPEVISSTVELVKKINPAVTILCGAGISRGEDVVAALRLGTEGVLLASGVVKAKNPREVLMEMAEFAVKNS
- a CDS encoding DUF2116 family Zn-ribbon domain-containing protein, producing the protein MAAITHDEKSQKIREQSTEKNYIYPHRHCLICGKMIEDSTKQVCSKRCQEIYDLRMKKAQRRRRFIIYIIIYSAALFFVMLFASVFHA
- a CDS encoding glycosyltransferase family 39 protein, producing MLILAYTVATLVVFYKFTRKMYNGKTALLASLFPAACPMHVYYSQNVQLETPMLFFTLSAMYLIYKWIKTDKQRFFLIAMIASSLALLTKIKAIFMLSIIKLPNHSIHYSHLFRRISRLLPFWNDP
- a CDS encoding ribosome biogenesis/translation initiation ATPase RLI; the encoded protein is MGAVKTVRVCVIDRDRCRSKDCGRVCVKYCPRVRSKVDAIKFEEGEDKPFITEALCVGCGICIKECPFNALSIVNLPDELEEDCSHRFGPNAFKLYRLPTPMPGVVTGLLGKNGTGKTTALKILAGEIRPNLGNYENPPNWQRIIQYYRGSVLQDYFDQLSKGRLVVVHKPQYVDKLPTVVSGRVKDLLQKVDERGVMKDTVKELLLENVLNRTLNVLSGGELQRVAIAAAVCREADVYLFDEPSSYLDVKQRLLAAKIIRGLRSAKKTVIVSEHDLAVLDYLSDQICVVYGEPGVYGIISHAHGVRAGINIYLQGYLPDENVRFRDQPIKFHPHPPVPSWASRQVTLKWEWMEKNYGDFKLEVEPGEIHEGEVIGILGPNGIGKTTFVKLLAGLEKPDKGPPPVWEGLEVGYKPQYISAEYEGTVESLLRSIAKDKFTTSFFKSEILQPLNINRILDREVAELSGGELQRVAIAACLARDVTIYLLDEPSAYLDVEERLSMARTIRRIVESRRATAFVVEHDVVAQDFIADRLMIFTGEPGVRGYAYSAVGLRDGMNNFLKEMGITFRRDATTGRPRVNKEDSRLDKYQKRIGEYYYTSIAGEEEYAQVE
- a CDS encoding DUF89 family protein, which gives rise to MKVSIECAPCIIERGYREIIRSTQDITTQFRAMEELLQLMSTHFKPGMIPARIGTERDRLIHRITGVDDPYAEDKHRSNALALKLLPKIEEFILNFKPGYERFRKACIASVVGNLIEFDVSGHVFVPEKLVDLIQNTTLAIDRTREIYKLLQKSKLVLFLTDNAGEIAFDTILVKEIRQLGPKVTVAVKSSPILDDALLSDAYEVGMDKVADKIITTGSNSVGLFLEEVSAEFREYWQDSDLILAKGMGYYETLTEINLKKPTGNLLTAKCNPIAQSLGVKKESHLALILS